The Pyrus communis chromosome 9, drPyrComm1.1, whole genome shotgun sequence genome has a segment encoding these proteins:
- the LOC137744420 gene encoding beta-1,4-xylosyltransferase IRX9-like, translating to MGTTERTKKRAQLWKKAAVHFALCFVMGFFSGFAPTGKASLSARTAAVVSSNKPQHFPLQSVEPPQEVPDAINRSLIATEAQNVSMAAAAEPARHKKYSENTRFMSQHEEVEEEKEPEVMTPRRFIIIVTATATSTKDIKFKSVFLRRLANTLRLVPQPLLWVVVAPKTETNEVSELLRGTGIMYRHLVSRKNFTDAEAERDRQRNIALKHVRRSLLLILEPTMETTPKDKIREAHRRVMVANHPDAGGSHYLASKINEAKEMMLGRTKGTGSAF from the exons ATGGGGACCACAGAAAGAACAAAGAAGAGGGCTCAATTATGGAAGAAAGCAGCGGTCCATTTTGCTTTGTGTTTTGTTATGGGGTTCTTCTCAGGCTTTGCTCCAACGGGTAAGGCTTCACTTTCCGCTAGAACCGCTGCCGTGGTTTCCTCCAATAAACCACAGCACTTTCCGTTGCAGTCAGTAGAACCACCGCAAGAAGTACCGGATGCTATTAATAGAAGTTTGATAGCTACAGAGGCACAGAATGTGTCAATGGCGGCAGCAGCAGAACCTGCAAGGCATAAAAAGTACTCCGAAAACACGAGGTTCATGTCACAAcatgaagaagtggaagaagagaaagaacccGAGGTGATGACACCGAGAAGGTTCATAATCATAGTCACTGCAACAGCAACAAGCACGAAAGACATTAAGTttaaaagtgtgtttttgagaaGACTGGCCAATACTTTAAGGTTGGTTCCTCAGCCGTTGCTTTGGGTTGTGGTGGCGCCGAAAACGGAGACGAATGAAGTGTCTGAATTGCTGAGGGGAACGGGGATTATGTACCGGCATTTGGTTTCGAGAAAGAATTTCACAGACGCAGAAGCTGAAAGGGATCGCCAGAGGAACATTGCTCTTAAGCATGTTCGAAGGAGCTTATTGCTTATTTTAGAACCCACTAT GGAGACTACTCCTAAAGACAAAATCCGGGAAGCACATCGGAGGGTGATGGTTGCTAACCATCCGGATGCAGGGGGTAGTCATTACCTTGCATCCAAAATTAACGAAGCTAAAGAAATGATGCTTGGAAGAACCAAGGGCACCGGCTCTGCATTTTAA